A genomic stretch from Luteolibacter flavescens includes:
- a CDS encoding family 16 glycoside hydrolase, giving the protein MQRFVSTLSLFFVATSLHGQEWKPIFNGRNLDGWSGDPRLWRVEGGVLTGETNDGDRKIGANSFLIWEGGDVADFEFEYQARVTGDNNSGVQYRSRIIDPKQWSVGGYQMDLHPAPQYLGMLYEEQGRGIACESGQKVDLADKPKVTGSLQRPATTLSEWNTYRIVAKGDTVTHYINDKPVAEIRDVDAAKRSLKGVLALQVHAGPSMKAEFKGLRIRTFKPAPVAAPAKANAAKAVEPDISWIWENANPGANQKVHFRREFALPRDVISASLAVTCDNWQRVWINGKDLGWTSEWGSPANHDVTQHLVQGGRNVIAVEGRNQDGSAGMALRFSATVKGGRKAWIVSDDKWVTSLEAPRGWQEPRFTPRDWKPATVVAKMGDSPWGMVIQPDPEGGAIPVDVTDKYQLLPGFKLERLYQVPNVQGSWVAMTIDGSGRLLCADQYGKIYRVTPAATPDQETIVTPTSIPLAGAHGLLWHQGVLWVTVNEGPEPAGVYRVIDTDRDGEPDKAERVLTVGGNGEHGPHALVPSPDGKYIYFVAGNFTDLPEMKGSMVPKVWKEDQLLPRRPDARGHAQDRFAPGGWVARCDLDGSNWTLVGMGMRNTYDIAFNDKGDLFGYDSDMEWDLGMPWYRPTRIGQIVPGAEYGWRHGTGPWPAYYEDSMPPLVELGPGSPTGMLAGKDAKFPAKYQRALYAFDWTYATIHAIHLTPDGATYKTEREEFLAGSGLPLTDAAIGKDGAMYFMTGGRRTASALWRVTYTGTEPVAPVAYAAKEAELAPKEGAWEGLGSKDRVERFNSRTAIEHVGAGPIAQKLAGEKDAWKVIGGSMALARTGTAAQRGIALDALLGLDWTKLDTQQKINWLRAAGLAFARHGEPTADERTKMLAKIDTAFPSNQADVDRELCRMLSYLQAPGIVGRTLALMDTTGPSPAPDWLEVAKRNTQYGADVEKMINNLPPAQVIHYMYCLRVVKGPWSQDERKRFFAWFGRLVEKSGGASYAGFIQDLRKQTLESATPEEREWIEKMAPVVTANPLANLPPVQGPGREWTVAEIEKLAADGLEGRDKENGKKMYQASLCAACHRFDGEGGSAGPDLTAVGGRFSVKDLAESILEPSLVVSDQYAFDTIIKHDGSQVVGKLIEEKDEHWIIATSPFDFSSTSEIERSQIKDIKPSPVSPMPAGLINRLNPEELKDLLAYLLAK; this is encoded by the coding sequence ATGCAACGATTCGTATCCACACTCTCCCTGTTTTTCGTCGCCACTTCACTCCATGGTCAGGAGTGGAAGCCGATCTTCAATGGTCGCAATCTGGATGGCTGGTCCGGCGACCCGCGCCTGTGGCGTGTCGAAGGCGGCGTGCTCACCGGTGAGACCAATGATGGTGACCGCAAGATCGGCGCGAACTCCTTCCTCATCTGGGAAGGTGGCGATGTCGCCGACTTCGAGTTCGAGTACCAGGCACGCGTCACCGGAGATAACAATTCCGGCGTGCAGTACCGCAGCCGCATCATCGATCCGAAACAGTGGTCCGTGGGTGGATACCAGATGGACCTGCACCCCGCGCCGCAGTACCTCGGTATGCTCTATGAAGAGCAGGGCCGCGGCATCGCCTGCGAAAGCGGACAGAAGGTGGACTTGGCCGACAAGCCGAAGGTGACCGGCTCGCTCCAGCGTCCGGCGACCACCCTCTCCGAGTGGAATACCTATCGCATCGTGGCGAAGGGAGACACCGTCACCCATTACATCAATGACAAGCCCGTCGCCGAGATCCGCGACGTGGATGCGGCGAAGCGCTCGCTGAAAGGCGTGCTCGCGCTGCAGGTCCACGCCGGTCCTTCGATGAAGGCGGAGTTCAAGGGCCTGCGCATCCGCACCTTCAAGCCCGCACCCGTCGCGGCACCGGCCAAGGCGAATGCAGCCAAAGCCGTCGAGCCGGACATCTCCTGGATCTGGGAGAATGCGAATCCCGGCGCAAACCAGAAGGTCCACTTCCGCCGCGAATTCGCCCTGCCGCGCGATGTCATCTCGGCATCGCTCGCCGTCACCTGCGACAACTGGCAGCGCGTCTGGATCAATGGCAAGGACCTCGGCTGGACGAGCGAGTGGGGCTCCCCCGCGAACCACGACGTCACCCAGCACCTCGTGCAGGGCGGACGCAACGTGATCGCCGTGGAAGGCCGCAACCAGGACGGCAGCGCCGGCATGGCACTGCGCTTCTCCGCCACCGTGAAGGGCGGACGCAAGGCATGGATCGTCTCCGATGACAAGTGGGTCACCTCGCTCGAGGCCCCGCGCGGATGGCAGGAGCCACGCTTCACCCCGCGCGACTGGAAGCCAGCCACCGTGGTCGCGAAGATGGGCGACAGCCCGTGGGGCATGGTCATCCAGCCGGACCCCGAGGGCGGCGCCATCCCCGTCGATGTCACCGACAAGTATCAGCTTCTCCCCGGCTTCAAGCTGGAGCGCCTCTATCAGGTGCCGAACGTGCAGGGATCCTGGGTGGCCATGACCATCGATGGCTCGGGCCGCCTGCTCTGCGCCGACCAGTATGGCAAGATCTACCGCGTCACCCCGGCCGCCACTCCGGACCAGGAGACCATCGTCACGCCGACCTCCATCCCGCTCGCGGGTGCACACGGCCTGCTGTGGCACCAGGGTGTCCTCTGGGTCACCGTGAATGAAGGCCCCGAGCCTGCCGGTGTCTATCGCGTCATCGACACCGACCGCGATGGCGAGCCGGACAAGGCCGAGCGCGTCCTGACCGTGGGCGGCAATGGCGAGCACGGCCCGCATGCGCTGGTCCCCTCGCCGGATGGCAAATACATCTACTTCGTCGCAGGCAACTTCACCGACCTGCCGGAAATGAAGGGCTCGATGGTCCCGAAGGTCTGGAAGGAAGACCAGCTCCTGCCACGCCGTCCCGACGCCCGCGGCCACGCACAGGACCGCTTCGCCCCAGGCGGCTGGGTCGCACGCTGCGATCTGGACGGCTCGAATTGGACGCTCGTCGGCATGGGCATGCGGAATACCTATGACATCGCCTTCAATGACAAGGGCGACCTCTTCGGCTACGATTCCGACATGGAGTGGGACCTCGGCATGCCGTGGTATCGCCCCACCCGCATCGGCCAGATCGTCCCCGGAGCCGAGTACGGCTGGCGCCACGGCACCGGCCCATGGCCCGCCTACTACGAGGACAGCATGCCTCCTCTGGTCGAGCTGGGACCCGGCTCCCCCACCGGCATGCTCGCCGGCAAGGACGCGAAATTCCCCGCGAAGTACCAGCGCGCGCTCTACGCCTTCGACTGGACCTACGCCACCATCCACGCCATCCACCTCACCCCGGACGGCGCGACGTACAAGACCGAGCGTGAGGAATTCCTCGCCGGCTCCGGCTTGCCGCTGACCGACGCCGCCATCGGCAAGGACGGCGCGATGTACTTCATGACCGGCGGCCGCCGCACGGCATCCGCCCTCTGGCGCGTCACCTACACCGGCACCGAGCCTGTCGCCCCCGTGGCCTACGCCGCGAAGGAAGCCGAGCTCGCACCGAAGGAAGGCGCCTGGGAAGGCCTCGGCTCGAAGGACCGCGTGGAGCGCTTCAACTCCCGCACCGCGATCGAACACGTCGGTGCCGGCCCCATCGCCCAGAAGCTCGCCGGGGAAAAGGATGCCTGGAAGGTGATTGGCGGCTCCATGGCCCTCGCCCGCACCGGCACCGCAGCGCAGCGCGGCATCGCGCTCGACGCCCTGCTTGGCCTCGACTGGACGAAGCTGGACACCCAGCAGAAGATCAACTGGCTGCGTGCCGCCGGCCTCGCCTTCGCCCGCCATGGCGAGCCGACCGCCGACGAGCGCACCAAGATGCTCGCCAAGATCGACACCGCCTTCCCGTCGAACCAAGCCGACGTGGACCGCGAGCTCTGCCGCATGCTCAGCTACCTGCAGGCTCCCGGCATCGTCGGCCGCACGCTGGCGCTGATGGACACCACCGGCCCCTCGCCCGCCCCTGACTGGCTCGAGGTCGCCAAGCGCAACACGCAGTACGGTGCCGACGTCGAGAAGATGATCAACAACCTGCCGCCCGCACAGGTCATCCACTACATGTATTGCCTGCGTGTGGTGAAGGGCCCGTGGAGCCAGGACGAGCGCAAGCGCTTCTTCGCATGGTTCGGCCGCCTGGTCGAAAAGAGCGGCGGTGCCAGCTATGCCGGCTTCATCCAGGACCTGCGCAAGCAGACGCTGGAAAGCGCCACGCCGGAAGAGCGCGAGTGGATCGAGAAGATGGCACCCGTGGTCACCGCGAACCCGCTTGCCAACCTGCCGCCCGTGCAGGGTCCGGGCCGTGAGTGGACCGTGGCCGAGATCGAAAAGCTCGCTGCCGACGGCCTCGAAGGCCGCGACAAGGAGAACGGCAAGAAGATGTATCAGGCATCGCTCTGCGCCGCATGCCACCGCTTCGATGGCGAGGGCGGCTCCGCGGGTCCCGACCTCACCGCCGTGGGCGGACGCTTCTCGGTGAAGGACCTCGCCGAGTCCATCCTGGAGCCCAGCCTGGTCGTCTCCGACCAGTATGCCTTCGACACCATCATCAAGCACGACGGCTCGCAGGTCGTCGGCAAGCTGATCGAGGAGAAGGACGAGCACTGGATCATCGCCACCAGCCCGTTCGACTTCAGCTCCACGAGCGAGATCGAGCGCAGCCAGATCAAGGACATCAAGCCCTCGCCGGTATCCCCGATGCCTGCAGGCCTGATCAATCGCCTCAACCCGGAAGAACTGAAGGACCTCCTCGCCTACCTCCTAGCGAAGTAA